CGGCGGGTAACACCGTCGTGCTGAAACCCTCTGAGCTGACACCGTCTTCGACGTCGCGCATGGCCGAGCTGCTGTCTGACATCTTGCCGCCGGGCGTTTTCAACGTCGTATGCGGTGGCGCCGACGTGGGTGCCGCACTGGCCGCGCACCCGGGCGTCGCGATGGTGGCGGTCACCGGCTCACCGCGAACCGGGCGGGCCGTTGCGCATGCCGCCGCGGACCGGTTTGCGCGCGTACACCTCGAACTCGGTGGCAATGCGCCCGTATTGATCTTCGACGACGCCGATCTCGACGCGACCGTCGAGCAGGTCGCCTTCGCCGCGTTGTACAACGCCGGCCAGGACTGCACCGCCGCAAGCCGGGTGATCGCCCACGAATCCGTCTACGACGACGTGGTGCAGCGGTTGGCCGAGGCGGCCCGCACCACCACGATCGGACCGTTGATCTCGGGCGAACACCGCGAGCGGGTGCGGTCGATGTTGGCGGCCACGCCTGCACACGCCAAGCTCGTCGCGGGGGGCGGTGCGCCCGATCGGGACGGGTTCTTCCTGGAGCCGACGGTGGTTGCCGGCCTACGCCAGGATGACGAACTGGTGCAGTCGGAGATCTTCGGTCCGGTGATCACCGTGCAGTCGTTCCACGACGACGACGAGGCGTTGGCGTTGGCCAACGGCGTCGAGCAGGGGCTGACGGCAAGCGTGTGGACGCGTTCGCATTCGCGCGCAATGCGATTCCTGCGAGACCTCGACTTCGGGGCGGTCTCGGTGAACACCCATGCACCGATGGGTTCCGAACTGCCGCACGGGGGTTT
The nucleotide sequence above comes from Mycolicibacterium moriokaense. Encoded proteins:
- a CDS encoding aminobutyraldehyde dehydrogenase; translation: MLNVIDGRAVASSGGDRRELIDPASGAVHGFATESTPADVDVAVAAARGAFDEWRRTTPATRSAALLAAADALEEHADELADLEVTDTGKPADVTRDEEIPASIDVVRYYAGVCRTPEGRSTGEYIEGITSGIRREPVGVCGQITPWNYPFMMAAWKWAPAVAAGNTVVLKPSELTPSSTSRMAELLSDILPPGVFNVVCGGADVGAALAAHPGVAMVAVTGSPRTGRAVAHAAADRFARVHLELGGNAPVLIFDDADLDATVEQVAFAALYNAGQDCTAASRVIAHESVYDDVVQRLAEAARTTTIGPLISGEHRERVRSMLAATPAHAKLVAGGGAPDRDGFFLEPTVVAGLRQDDELVQSEIFGPVITVQSFHDDDEALALANGVEQGLTASVWTRSHSRAMRFLRDLDFGAVSVNTHAPMGSELPHGGFGSSGYGKDLGIYGLEDYTRIKHIAHAL